One window of Salvelinus fontinalis isolate EN_2023a chromosome 19, ASM2944872v1, whole genome shotgun sequence genomic DNA carries:
- the LOC129817036 gene encoding trace amine-associated receptor 13c-like produces the protein MEEYEEVQFCFQDRNSSCRKALLSTSIYITLYIFFSLISAVTVFLNVLVIISISHFKQLHTPTNLLILSLSVSDLLVGLIVIPATTVAIMESCWGFGEYFCWFEFYIAYLCTSLSLGNLVLISIDRYVAVCDPLLYHSKITITRIMCCISISWCCCIIYDAAIIQIFVNVQVSSRCLKECFIVKGLNWVNIIGLVFTMAVPCSIILTLYLKIFVAARSQARKVFSKEAVSVSGVKTVQANKSERKATKTLSIVVFNYLICWIPSLFPFILSFFFSDNLISFIISFLPLINSLINPIIYAFFYPWFKVTCRHIFTLKVRRS, from the coding sequence ATGGAGGAATATGAAGAGGTTCAATTCTGTTTTCAAGACAGAAACTCTTCCTGCAGAAAGGCTTTGCTATCGACATCTAtctacataacactgtacatctTCTTCTCGTTGATTTCAGCAGTTACAGTATTTTTGAATGTACTGGTGATCATCTCCATTTCTCACTTCAAACAGCTTCACACTCCAACAAACCtgctcatcctctctctgtctgtgtcagaTCTCCTCGTGGGACTGATTGTGATACCAGCAACGACTGTAGCAATAATGGAATCATGCTGGGGATTTGGGGAATATTTCTGTTGGTTTGAATTCTACATCGCTTATTTATGTACTTCTTTATCTCTGGGCAATTTGGTCTTGATATCTATTGACCGctatgttgctgtgtgtgatcccTTATTGTACCACTCTAAAATAACAATCACAAGAATTATGTGTTGTATATCCATTTCCTGGTGTTGTTGTATCATATATGATGCTGCTATTATACAAATATTTGTAAATGTACAGGTATCCAGTAGATGTTTGAAagaatgttttattgtgaaaGGGTTAAATTGGGTTAATATAATTGGCCTTGTATTTACAATGGCTGTCCCATGCTCTATTAttttaacactttatttgaaaatCTTTGTAGCTGCCAGATCACAGGCCAGAAAGGTATTTTCAAAAGAGGCTGTCAGTGTGTCTGGTGTTAAAACTGTACAGGCAAATAAGTCTGAGAGAAAAGCAACAAAAACTCTGTCTATTGTTGTTTTCAACTATCTCATTTGTTGGATTCCATCTCTATTTCCTTTTATTCTTTCCTTTTTTTTTAGTGACAATTTGATATCATTTATCATCAGCTTTCTGCCACTTATTAATTCCTTAATTAATCCAATAATTTATGCTTTCTTTTATCCATGGTTCAAAGTGACATGTAGACATATTTTCACTCTGAAAGTAAGGCGTTCATAG